CGACGCGCACAGCTTCGGCGCCGGGTGGTTCCTCGTGTTCCGGCATGAAGCTGGTCGTGGCGTGCTGACCGTCAAGGCCTTCGACACTACCTGCTGCCTCCGAGAGTTCAGCCGCCCAATCAGTGGTTCGTAACTTCGCAGTTCGCACACATGCCTCAGCtatttttatgaaaattttTCTTGGTATCTTCAGTTGTTGGCTTGTTGCATTGTTCATGGCACGGACGCCTAACAATTCACTATCATTCATCATCGCTAGCTGCGAAccacggcggcgggagcggcggttCTCACAGGCCGCAGTTCATCAATGTGCTTCTCCCTCCCTGCGTGGAAAAGATGGTTAACCCCCCTAATGTCAATTGTCAATCTTGCTGAAATAAATCAATGCTCAGGCTTCATACATCCTGCTCCTCATTCCTCAACGTCATGGGGAAGATGACACCTAATGCTCCAGTTGCGCATTCAGGGCATCCCTCCCAAATTTGTCAAGAACTACATCTCTGAACTCGAGATGGGAAGCTCGGTTACCGTCCTCCTTAGCCCTCTGTACAAATTCTGCCGTGTTACTGTCGAGAAGGATCAATCATCAGGTAACCTTTTCTTCTCCGGTGGCTGGTCCCGGTTCCTGGCGTCCAACGGCATCACGGAATATGATGTCCTGCTGCTTGGGTACGAGGGAAACATGGTGTTCACCATCAAGGTGTTTGGACCTGACGGCTGCCAGAAAGGTTGCAAGGACCAGGGCACCAGTAGCAAGGAACAAGAGCAGAGTGGTAAGACGAGCTGGTTTCAGAAATTTTGAATGTAATAGAAATTGATTGAATTGGGAGCTAATTATGTCTGTCACTTTTGTTTTCTCAGCATTTGCCGATACTAAGACGGAAGAGGAAGACCCTCCATCTTCCAGTAGGAAATGCAAGGGCATGGAGAAGAAGCCAGGTGGTGAAAAGAATTCCAAGAGGCCTACAAGTCCCATAACTTCGTCGAACAAAGCACCATTATCAATGAATAGGCCAGTCTACAAGGTTGGACCACCATCCTGGATAAAGAAGGAGACCAGCGGCTCTACACTTTGGAAACGCCTTGTAAGAACAATGATTTATTTATCtcgtaattttatttttttatcaatACGTATTATCTTGTGAATGTTATGACAATAAGCATGCCAAGAAGATGCCTCGATCGCTGGATCGATCGGTTATTGGAGCATGAGCCTAATTGGTCTACAAAAGAAAATTCTTGCATTTAATTTGTCATTTGTTGTGTCAGCTCATGCCCAGCATTGTTATTGCAGTCTGTTCCGCGGAATTTCTGCAAGGCGATCGGGCTTTGGAGGACGTCCGAGGTCACGCTCAGGACAACGGCGGACAAGGATCATGGCCACAGGTCATGGCAGGTGGGCTTTCTGTTATACGAGAATCGCAATTCTGGCAAACTCACTCGGGGTTGGAGGAGGTTCTGCACGGACAACATGATAAAGGAAGGAGATATCTGCACCTTCAACGTCATCGAGAACACATTGTGGCACGTCAACATCACGCGTCATTGTGAGGACCAGGGCACCATTAGCAATGAGCTAGAGCGGAGTGATAAAACGCGTAAGTTTCCGAAACTTTGAATGTAACAGAAATTGGTTGAATGAGGAGCTTATATCTGTCCCTTTTGTTTTTCAGCATTATCAGATACGGAAAAGGAAGATGTTCCATCTTCCAGTAGGAAACGCAAGTGCGAGGACAAGAAGCCAGACGGTGAAGAGAATTCCAAGAGGACAAAAGGTCCTACAACTTCATTGAATGAGGCCCCATCATCAATTGTCTACGAGATCGGACCACCATCCTGGTTGAAGAGGGAGATCAGCGCCCATATGCTCTCGGATCAACTGGTAAGAACAatcatttatttatattttgtcTCGTAATGCTCTTTTCAAAAACGAATTATGTCGTGAGTGTTATGACAACAAGCAAGCCTATAAGATGCTAGACATGATCGATCGGTTATTGGAACACGAGCTTAATTTGTCTGCAGAAGAAAGCTCTTGTTTTGCATTCATCATTTGCAGTGTCAGCTCATGTCCAGCATTGCTATTGCAGTATGTTCCGAGGAATTTTTACAAGGCGATCGGGCTTTACAGGGCCTCTGACATCACGCTCAGGACTACGGCGAATGAGGATCATGGCCTCAGGTCATGGCAGGTGCGCTTCTTGGTGATCGGAATCGTGGCACGCTCACTCGGGGCTGGAGGATGTTCTGGGCGGACAACATGATCAAGGAAGGTGACATCTGCACCTTCAACATCATCAAACCCATGCTATGGCACGTCGACATCATGCGTCACAGCTAAGCCATGTGTATTTGGCATCAGTTGGTCATGTATGAAATGATGCTGCCTAATCTTATTCATGACTTTTTGGTCAAAAACTGATCGAGCTCTCATGAGGCCTGCACTCCATTTTCTGTTTGGATATAAGTTAACAATGGAGCTCTAGGACGTGTTTGTAAAAATGCCTGTGTCAGGCAATCTGTATTCAGTCAGTGAACCAAGCACCATTTGCAGTTCTAAATTGTGCCTTCAGTCATGCAATATTTTTTTGTATGCTGCTGATGTTACACAAGCTATATAGTTTACGCTGACCGACATAGTTGAGATGGAAGCAAACTGAATCATCAACTCAAATGGGACTAGTCGCTTAATACAACACCTGTTACCATACATTATTCCAGGTCACTTTCCATTAAAATGTGAAGCATCTCTAATGTCCAACGATAATAGCCCTTAGACCCAGTGGCTAGTGCTATAGTATCACAGTAACGCTAGCAGTTTCGCCTCAACACAACTGCTCACACACAACTTTGATTAATCTGATGCTGGACTAGATGATTTGAATCAAGGTATGTCTTATTAGATGGGGCTTGAGTACATGGTGGGCTGAACTAGTTCAATGACTCAAATACTCTTTCACTCTTTACAGCCCATAGACGAATGTTCTTTTACCCCTTCACTCAGTTTAGTCCAAACGAGCACATAGGCACTTCTTCTATCTTTGGAACTCCCATCCATGCCTAGAAATTGGAGGGGGGGTGGGGTACGGTGCTCCCTATTGGGCAACCGGTATGGAGTACTTGAACTCACTCCCTTCCATGAATCCCCCTTCCCGTGCTGTTCTTCTCTATATTGTTAGTTGCAGCAGTTCAGGCAAACATATATGCAGTGGAGCTAGCatggagggagggggggggggggcatggccAACTTTGGCCGACAGATAGCTCAGCTAGTGTCTAAAGAAGACCATGAAGGTTCTGctcatcggaccctaaaccaagagccaGCTTGGGGTGGTTCCCTCCTGTATTCTTTACTGCTTtcaataaaaatgaaaaaaaatcaataaaaataacaaaaaaatttatctgctttattttgttttcatatgcGCGGTAAGAGTTTTAACCTCTCTGCTATGTCTAGTTTGCAACTTAGTGTTCTCTTGAGATTTGAGTTTGTTGGCTGTTATAAACCTCAGCCATTAACTTGAAAATCTTGTGGGTTGTAAATGCTttatccaagtctaagttgttctGAGTATAGACATGGTAAATAGAGCTCTATAATCTCGTTCTAAGTGATGCACGAAATCTGAAGTTTTTGGTTCTCAAAACAAAAAGAGAAGACAAGTTCCACATGATGATAAATACTTACCAGACTCATATGTCATATATCATTGAAAACCTTATACATTTGCTACTTGCTATTTCATTAAGTTTTGTAAAATtattgtgaccctagtgagattcttttcatgctttcttgaTCAAGAACACGTACACGTCTATTTCCACTTGCGAAATTCCTACACTGAGAATTAGCATGATCCACCCGTCCAtcaaataaatgctccatgtgttGACAATCTCTCTCCAAACAATATCCTAAAAAAatagtgtatatatatatatatgagtcaCCGAGAATGGAGAAGGTTCTCCCAAAAAGAAAAAGCAAGGCATGctaagaagcatgacccaaagcaaaagaaaaggagagggggTAGCCATGTCCAAAAAAGAGGGGAATAgaataaaggagagagggagTCAATTAAAAAAAAGGAGTAAGTCATACCACCATCCCCATCCATcgacacacatgcacatcttaaTCTTGATTATATGATTCATTTCTCCATGGATTCACtatttgactttacaatatatgaGATACAAGTATGCCTTGTTCGTataccctaccttgagctctaCAAAGGCTTTATCGTTAGTAGGGAAGAAAAAATAGGAAAGGATCACCCTGGTAAGAAACCATACACATCAAGCCATTCGGGAGGATCATTCGAGGAACTTAGTCTTGATTTCAAAATCTAAAAAGAAAACCTCTAATCTAGGAATGGGAAATTGTTGTCCTGTGAACTGTTCGAACTTCTAACAGCTCAAGACGAGAAGCTAAAAGCCCCAAGGATGAGTAAGGAACTAAGCCAAAGTTAAGTGTGCCAACTTATTTTAGGTTTCTAGAAGATTAACTTTGCTGTAGGGTAAGGCATGATAAGCAAGTAAGACTCAAAAGTGATTTTCCGATcaacagcttgggggatcttgttgacgcttgCTAGAGACCATTTTCAAGCATCAATTTGATGAGAAAATCaagagagtttgcatttcttacacgcctACTTATTCAAAATAATGCTAAAACCTAACATTCCTTGGAAAAATATGCAATGCTGGAAGTTGAGCAAAAATGAAGGCTACAAGAACCCCATGATTGAAGGCAAAATATGTCGACCAATCAGAGCACAGAATTCAGGATCACATGGATTGAATAGCCCATCAGCAGGTGCAACTGGCTTAGGACAAGGCCGAAATACCCACAGCCATCACAGGGGCCCCACTAGTCAGCACCTCAGCCAAAGCTGAGGTCATTAGGAGCCAACCTCAGGTTGGCATATCCCCCTAGTCAGCCGAACCAGAGTTAAGTCCACCAACCTTCTCCTTCGACATGGCAAATCCCCATTGGTCCTCAAGGTCGGTTCAAGGTGCAAGACATCGAGTTCTCAGTCGTGCTTTCCCTAGTTCCCACATATAATTATGAGAGGGGGGAGCTCAATTGGAGACACACCACAAGTTGCTCATCAACTCATTTCTCTCTTTATTAGTCCACaggctagtggagtttaggcTGAAGTAGCTAGTCTTTGGGTCCCCGAAGTTGCTTAGGAGAGTTGGTACGGGTTTAGCTCTTACTTCCCTTTGTAATTTTCAGATATTTGTAATAGACTTATcttatagttatttatatttGCAGATGGTGTCTGGGTTATTAATTAAGTATTGCTGGATGTTGCCCtttcccacagtttgtagaggtaatTAGCAGTTGGTGACAACCCTATATTTTGGTCACcataatcctccatgttcggttttgggggggggggggggaggggatgGAAGGAGGACCATAAAGTACCATAATGTGCTAGATAACCTTATTTGTCAGTCTCAGTCATGAGCAGTCTCCTAGTAGTGCCTGGATGTCTAGAGCTAAGGATAATCATGTCTATGGTGTAAATGTATAGTATCAACTGTATATTTAACTAGAAGTACATAAAACCCGGACAATTAACTTCTTCATTTCTCTCTGCCTTAGGCTTATCTTGAGTTTGAGCATGATAAACTTGTGTATCACACTACCTCGTATCCATCACTTATTTTACCTCTTTTTATACAATTGAATATCGAATCAAGAATAGTTCATCAACTTACCTATTTATTAACCACTGCCTTCCCCGCGGAAATATAAATTGACAACCTTGGAGTACTCCAGGGTAAAATGCTAACGATAttctgtgtgcttgcggattcttTCATAACATAAGAAATACCCCCCTTGGCATTTGCGGGCATCGTTGCCTAGGAACATTCACCTAGCAGTGGTGTTGCTAAAGGTGTTGGTAAACACCAACAAAAAGGCGGGTGCAGGAGAGTTGCTGGCCATGGCTTGTGCCGGCGGAGAGGTTGGACCCGATAGAAGAGCTGTGGCGGCTGAAGTTAGGAAGTTGAAGAGTGGCTTGGGGACTGGCAGCTTTGGAGGTTTCTTGATGGAGGATGAGATTGGGTGGATGAGAATCGCCGAGTCAGTCATTTTTCTAATGACAAAGGAGACCTAACAGTCGGCTCTGCCTCGCATGTGGAATTCGAATTGCCTTCCAACAGGTGCTCTGAGTCGTGTGCTGAAAGGCGTGTGAGAAGTGGTAACCTCTTCGATGAGCCGTTATGTCTGACGACGTGGAATCAGAGGATGCAGACAGTGTTGCGGTAAAAAAAAAGGTAGTTGGCGCTTGACGCCTGAAAACATCCAAAATAGAAGGCACCAAAAAATGCCCTAAATCTGTGATTGGATTGGCCTAGGGAAGATTGGATCCTTTGCGATGCTCAAAGGATTAAATTCACTCGGTGTGTCTTCGTCACTCCTCCAGCAACCCTGCTTGTGGGCTAGGAGATGCAATCCActtggcgtgtctccgtgactccgctagcgaccctgctcgggggctaggTGACATAATCCACTCAGCGTATCCACTAGTGACACTACTCAGGGCCTGTGCACTGCCATCAGCTCAATGTATCTCCGAGACTCCaccagtgaccctgctcgggggctgggcaccaTAATCCACTCGATGTGTCtctgtgactccgccagcaaccCTGCTCGGTTGCTGAGTGCTGCCATATACTCGACATGTCTCCATGACTCTGCCAGTGACCAACAttgggggctgggtgccgctatCTACTCGTCATGTCTCCATGACTGTGCCAGCGACCATGCTTAGGGGCTGGATGCCGCCATCTACTCATAATGTCTTCATGACTCCGCCAGCGGCCCTGCTCATGGGCCAATCTCGACTATCGACTCAGCATGTCTCCATGACTCCGTTAGTGACCCTATGGGGGCTGGACGCTGTTATCAACTCGTCGTGTTTTCATGACTCCATCAGCAACCCTACTTGGGGCTTGGGCACTACCATCTACTTGTTATGTATTTGTGAGTTCACTAGTGGCCCCAcacgggggctgggcgccaccatCTACTCGATGCATTTTTGCAACACAGCTAGTAACCTTACTCGAGGGCCTGATATGCCCAGGTGCTCCAGGTTGGCATTGGTAAATATGGGATTCAATTAATTGTCCCTCACAAGTTGCAATGCTTCAGCGAAACCTTCTGAGGCCCTGGGTTACACTGAATGAGTGCGCCCTGGGGTGCATCCCGTTGGATATTGAAAATTTGGGAAGGGTGCTTTCAGTTATGATGAGCACCAGGTGACTTTGTAGGCGCATGAAGATTCAACTCAGCCTCCCGGGGCTCAGGGGCTTGGCGAAGGTAGCTCTAGTACCTCCTTGTTGAGTAGGGTCCGCGTCTTCAAAAGACAACCCATGACTACCCGTTGGACACGCACTTGGCTGGACGACGGACAGGTTCTTTGCGGATCAAGATCAAGGATGGATCACGATGCCCAGATTTTATGTATCTTAACCAACTTGattccttgtaaaacaacctgAGTAGATCTTATCCTGAATTGTAACCCATGACACCTGGGCTATATAAGGGGGTCGTGGGGGTACCCATCGAACATGCAAACCACATCACGATTAGCTCTTAGCTTTCCCTAAAACCCTAATACAGTCTTGAGCACAAGATGTAGGGTGTTACGCTCTCGACAGCCTAAACCTGCGAAAACCTTGCGTCTTTGTATTACCTTCAAGCTCTTGGCTCCGAGATCCCTCTCACATAAAATCTACTGCTGGGCATACCCCTAGTGGACTTGTCAGATTAGCAATCAGAAAATCATCAATATAATCCTCAACTACATCTTCAGTGGCACACACAACAAGTTTCTGCCGTGAGCTTGAGGTTTCAAATGATATGCATGATGCATATTGGGATGAGGAGGATGGAACAtataaaaattcagatcatcCTGTGTCCACAAGAGAACAATTTAGTGACTGCAACCAAGACAGTAAAGAGACTTAGCAAAACTACTCAAAGATGGAGCAGTAATCTTACTTGTTTGTGGGAGTTGGCAACACTATATAGCTCGGGCACAAATGGTGGAGCATCAACAAATTGCTGTGCTTTTTTGATCATTTTCATGGCCATGGGCAGCATCAAATTCCCGGTGGCCAGCTTGGATGGATCTTCATCACCAAGGTACTCAAATCGAAACTTCTCCCTCTACTGAAGCGGTTGGATCCATGTGGCTAATCAAGTCCACATCACCGACGCTCCAGTCACCCTTGCATCCTTGAGTGCTTTGATCTTTACCAAAAGCTCTCAGATCGGTCCCATATCGATATCATTGACTGCTAAATTCAATTCTCCATTGGGAATCAGTGCCTCTT
This sequence is a window from Panicum virgatum strain AP13 chromosome 7K, P.virgatum_v5, whole genome shotgun sequence. Protein-coding genes within it:
- the LOC120640025 gene encoding putative B3 domain-containing protein Os04g0346900, with protein sequence MAGSASARSAAPAPRPPPPGTAAASSTLRPGLTPEEAAAGGSGSAPAHPLHAEARGRGGGGHRRQIRLPTVPSMLHRKSPRSEAARPPPSLIPRAAAVARDAGGTFLGCGWPEFTDAHSFGAGWFLVFRHEAGRGVLTVKAFDTTCCLREFSRPISVVGLLHCSWHGRLTIHYHSSSLAANHGGGSGGSHRPQFINGIPPKFVKNYISELEMGSSVTVLLSPLYKFCRVTVEKDQSSGNLFFSGGWSRFLASNGITEYDVLLLGYEGNMVFTIKVFGPDGCQKGCKDQGTSSKEQEQSAFADTKTEEEDPPSSSRKCKGMEKKPGGEKNSKRPTSPITSSNKAPLSMNRPVYKVGPPSWIKKETSGSTLWKRLSVPRNFCKAIGLWRTSEVTLRTTADKDHGHRSWQVGFLLYENRNSGKLTRGWRRFCTDNMIKEGDICTFNVIENTLWHVNITRHCEDQGTISNELERSDKTPLSDTEKEDVPSSSRKRKCEDKKPDGEENSKRTKGPTTSLNEAPSSIVYEIGPPSWLKREISAHMLSDQLYVPRNFYKAIGLYRASDITLRTTANEDHGLRSWQVRFLVIGIVARSLGAGGCSGRTT